In Vibrio hippocampi, a single genomic region encodes these proteins:
- a CDS encoding NADPH-dependent 2,4-dienoyl-CoA reductase — MYPNLLKPLDLGFTQLKNRILMGSMHTGLEEHKGGLAKLAAFYEERAKGGVGLIVTGGFSPNLRGRLAPFSAEFSKPKHAQQHKVITEAVHRHGGKIALQLLHAGRYGYHPFSLSASNIKSPISPFTPSAMSSRQIWKTIESYGNSAELAKTAGYDGVEIMGSEGYLINQFICQRSNVRYDEWGGSYSNRIRFPLEVVKAVRKAVGEEFIIIFRLSMLDLVEQGSTFEQVIELGQALEQAGVTIINTGIGWHEAKIPTIATQVPRGAFTWVTEKVKPHLSIPVITTNRINTPDEAERILSQGHADMVSMARPFLADPEFVAKAAKGQANLINTCIGCNQACLDNAFKGKRATCLVNPQACYETELVIEATNARKNIAVVGAGPAGLACATKLAEKGHKVDLFEKSDRIGGQFRLAMQIPGKEEFRETIRYFANRIETTGVNLHLNVEANADLLAEYDDIVMATGVQPRMPKLEGIETADKVIDYQTLIRDKTYVGKTVAIVGAGGIGIDVATMITEPTEQTLDDWLQEWGIDKQLEHAGGLYPYPETTPDVDVWLMQRKAGRVGRGPGKTTGWIHRKTLQKRGVNLVSGVDYEKIDAEGLHIKLKGERKIIPADTVVICAGQDSVKPFVDRWSEFGDKLHIIGGADHAGELDAVRAIRQGFELAAKL; from the coding sequence ATGTACCCGAACTTACTAAAGCCTCTAGATCTTGGATTCACCCAGCTAAAAAACCGTATTTTGATGGGCTCAATGCACACGGGTCTTGAAGAACATAAAGGCGGATTAGCAAAACTGGCGGCTTTCTATGAGGAGCGAGCAAAAGGCGGGGTGGGTTTAATCGTGACGGGTGGGTTTTCCCCCAATTTACGTGGGCGTTTAGCGCCGTTTAGTGCCGAATTTAGCAAACCCAAACATGCTCAGCAGCACAAAGTGATTACCGAAGCTGTGCATCGCCATGGTGGAAAAATTGCCCTGCAATTATTGCATGCGGGTCGATATGGTTATCACCCGTTTTCATTAAGTGCCTCAAATATAAAATCACCGATTTCGCCCTTTACGCCCAGCGCAATGAGTAGCCGTCAGATATGGAAAACCATCGAGTCCTATGGCAATAGTGCCGAGCTAGCAAAAACTGCTGGTTACGATGGCGTCGAAATCATGGGTTCTGAGGGCTATTTAATCAACCAGTTCATTTGTCAGCGCTCTAATGTCCGTTACGATGAGTGGGGCGGTAGTTACTCAAACCGGATACGCTTTCCGCTCGAAGTGGTGAAAGCGGTGCGTAAAGCGGTAGGCGAAGAGTTCATTATCATTTTCCGGCTCTCGATGCTGGATTTAGTTGAGCAAGGCAGTACGTTCGAACAGGTGATTGAGCTTGGTCAGGCACTAGAACAAGCGGGTGTGACCATTATTAATACTGGTATTGGCTGGCATGAGGCAAAAATTCCCACCATCGCGACTCAAGTGCCGCGAGGCGCGTTTACTTGGGTCACCGAAAAAGTGAAACCTCACCTGTCTATTCCTGTGATTACCACCAACCGCATCAACACCCCAGATGAAGCGGAACGGATTTTGTCGCAAGGGCACGCCGATATGGTGTCTATGGCGCGACCGTTTTTAGCCGACCCAGAATTTGTCGCAAAAGCAGCCAAGGGGCAAGCGAACCTAATCAATACATGTATTGGTTGCAATCAAGCCTGTTTGGACAACGCCTTTAAAGGCAAACGCGCCACTTGCTTGGTCAATCCACAAGCCTGTTACGAGACGGAGTTGGTGATTGAAGCGACCAACGCCCGTAAAAATATTGCCGTTGTCGGTGCAGGTCCAGCAGGACTTGCTTGTGCGACCAAGTTGGCAGAGAAAGGGCACAAGGTTGATCTATTTGAAAAGAGCGACCGCATCGGTGGGCAGTTCCGACTGGCGATGCAAATTCCCGGTAAAGAGGAGTTTCGCGAGACGATTCGTTACTTTGCCAACCGTATCGAAACCACAGGCGTTAATCTTCACCTCAATGTAGAAGCCAATGCGGACTTGTTGGCGGAATACGATGACATTGTGATGGCGACTGGGGTGCAACCGAGAATGCCGAAACTGGAAGGCATTGAGACGGCAGATAAGGTGATCGATTATCAAACGTTGATCCGAGATAAAACCTATGTCGGTAAAACCGTCGCTATTGTCGGAGCTGGTGGCATTGGCATTGACGTGGCGACCATGATTACTGAGCCGACCGAGCAAACTTTGGATGATTGGCTGCAAGAGTGGGGGATTGATAAGCAACTTGAACATGCGGGTGGCTTATATCCTTATCCAGAAACGACGCCCGATGTGGATGTGTGGCTAATGCAGCGCAAAGCAGGTCGTGTGGGTCGAGGACCGGGGAAAACCACGGGTTGGATTCATAGAAAAACCTTGCAAAAACGCGGCGTAAATCTGGTGAGTGGCGTTGACTATGAAAAGATTGATGCCGAGGGACTGCATATTAAACTCAAGGGAGAACGCAAGATTATCCCCGCGGATACCGTGGTGATTTGTGCTGGTCAAGACTCGGTCAAACCTTTCGTAGACAGATGGTCGGAGTTTGGCGATAAATTACATATTATTGGTGGTGCTGATCACGCAGGCGAACTCGATGCGGTGCGGGCGATTAGGCAGGGTTTTGAGTTGGCTGCTAAATTATAA
- a CDS encoding NAD(P)H nitroreductase — protein sequence MDALELLLNRRSVAKLVEPAPEGEHLENIIKAGLRAPDHGNLTPWRFVLAQGEGRQKLADILQHAAQQRGGDEAAIEKASKAPFRAPLVITVIAKVTPHEKVPPIEQHLSAGCAVQAMQLACIAQGFQGFWRSGPLMFDANVRQALNVHGDDEIVGFLYVGTPATEPMKAAVRDLSQFVEFI from the coding sequence ATGGATGCATTAGAGTTGTTATTGAATCGACGTTCGGTCGCGAAACTGGTTGAGCCAGCGCCTGAAGGTGAGCATTTAGAGAATATTATTAAAGCGGGCTTAAGAGCGCCCGATCACGGCAACCTAACGCCTTGGCGCTTTGTATTAGCGCAAGGCGAAGGTCGACAAAAGCTTGCCGACATATTACAGCATGCCGCCCAACAGCGTGGCGGCGATGAAGCCGCGATTGAAAAGGCAAGTAAGGCACCGTTTCGAGCGCCATTGGTGATTACGGTTATCGCCAAAGTGACGCCCCACGAAAAGGTCCCGCCGATTGAGCAACACTTGTCAGCGGGATGTGCGGTGCAAGCGATGCAACTGGCTTGTATTGCGCAAGGCTTTCAAGGATTTTGGCGCTCAGGACCGTTAATGTTCGACGCCAACGTCCGCCAAGCGCTCAATGTTCACGGTGATGATGAGATCGTGGGTTTCTTGTATGTCGGTACGCCCGCGACAGAACCGATGAAAGCCGCGGTTAGAGATTTGAGTCAGTTTGTTGAGTTTATATAG
- a CDS encoding TetR/AcrR family transcriptional regulator produces the protein MARKVGFDKQQKLEQAMALFWRKGFANTSINDLVTELEINRFSLYNSFGDKETLYYLALDHYLNTVSLPKLQSLRDPKSDLATLQRFLQQFAAMQKQSLNGCLIQNAIIEHGGQDTTVQNKSDQLYDTLLEAMMIPLQHARQNNQLIAKANIATIAQFILCQLQGIRVLGKARRYADIDASLTMTLAALQTFAIESHA, from the coding sequence ATGGCAAGAAAGGTCGGCTTTGATAAGCAACAGAAACTCGAACAAGCAATGGCACTGTTTTGGAGAAAAGGCTTCGCCAATACCTCGATCAACGATCTGGTGACTGAATTGGAGATCAATCGCTTTAGTCTGTACAACAGCTTTGGCGACAAGGAGACACTGTATTATTTGGCGCTGGATCACTATCTCAATACGGTCTCTTTACCTAAATTGCAGAGTTTGCGTGATCCCAAAAGCGACCTCGCCACTTTACAGCGCTTTTTGCAGCAGTTTGCTGCAATGCAAAAGCAGAGCTTGAATGGCTGTTTGATTCAAAATGCGATTATTGAACATGGCGGGCAAGACACAACAGTGCAAAACAAGAGTGATCAACTTTACGACACACTGCTTGAGGCGATGATGATTCCATTACAACATGCGCGTCAAAACAATCAGTTGATAGCCAAGGCGAACATAGCAACCATTGCGCAATTTATCCTATGTCAATTGCAAGGCATCCGAGTGCTCGGCAAAGCAAGACGTTATGCCGATATTGATGCCTCGTTGACTATGACACTGGCGGCACTGCAAACCTTTGCGATTGAGTCACATGCATAA
- a CDS encoding glutathione binding-like protein has translation MKLYDFSATVSSKRLKFVLNELGIKDLETVEVNVREGANVDAEYQAKSINGKVPLLELDDGTFISETVAISRYFDETTDNDLALFGATPVERAKVEMWNRIVEIDGIQNAFQAFRNLTGLYKDRENCVEAWGEEAKHRLGLFLPKLDAQLAQSAYVATEKYTIADISAYTLILVAVNALKIDVFEHYPNIKRWFDSIASRPAMAL, from the coding sequence ATGAAACTTTACGATTTTTCTGCCACTGTCAGCAGCAAGAGGCTGAAATTTGTACTTAATGAACTTGGTATCAAGGATTTGGAGACGGTTGAGGTGAATGTTCGCGAAGGAGCGAATGTGGATGCCGAATACCAAGCCAAGAGTATCAATGGCAAAGTGCCGCTACTGGAATTGGATGATGGCACTTTTATCAGTGAAACGGTGGCAATCAGTCGTTACTTTGACGAAACCACCGACAATGATCTCGCGCTGTTCGGTGCCACGCCAGTCGAGCGAGCAAAAGTGGAAATGTGGAACCGCATCGTGGAAATCGATGGTATCCAAAATGCATTCCAAGCGTTTCGCAACTTAACAGGGCTCTACAAAGATAGAGAAAACTGTGTCGAAGCGTGGGGTGAGGAAGCCAAACATCGCCTTGGTCTGTTTTTGCCTAAGCTCGACGCCCAGTTGGCACAATCTGCTTACGTGGCAACAGAAAAGTACACCATTGCGGATATCAGCGCTTACACCTTGATTTTGGTTGCCGTGAATGCATTGAAGATTGACGTGTTTGAACACTATCCCAACATCAAGCGTTGGTTTGATTCAATCGCGTCACGACCTGCGATGGCGTTATAG
- a CDS encoding DNA topoisomerase III, which produces MTRLFIAEKPSLGRAIAAALPAPQKKSDGYISCGNGDVVTWCIGHLLEQVEPDAYDDRYKKWNMHDLPIIPQQWQLRPRKSASKQLTVVKKLLKSADSIVNAGDPDREGQLLVDEVIDYCKVSQSKKQQAQRLLISDLNLPAVKKALTSMRMNRDFIPLSVSALARSRADWLYGMNMSRAYTLLGQKAGYQGVLSVGRVQTPVLGLVVRRDEEIENFVSKDYYTLDALIPYQDSQSSFDIRAKWKPSEACQPWQDEEGRVLNLKLVENVANRIQGQPAKVVKSEHKSSKQNPPLPYSLSALQIDAAKRFGMSAQQVLDVCQQLYEKHKLITYPRSDSRHLPKDHFHQADSVLSAISNNDKSLASAVSKADSSKRSKAWNDAKVDAHHAIIPTPKKSAAVLSSYEEKVYALIARQYVMQFYPAAVYAEALLEFDIAGGCFIAKGKKLQQPGWRELLGQQVDDQAQQDDLVPPLSQGTVLTCREGEIKLRKTEPPKHFTEATLLQAMTGIGRFVEDKSLKKILRETDGIGTEATRAGILDTLFKRQLLQRSGKSVLSSPAGRGLIHALPDASTYPDMTAHWEHQLQGMAEKTQSYAPFMAALQGQIEQLMQSVKNAPVPDSLRHLPKVERPAYKKKRRFSGSSKKATQKGRKSTRS; this is translated from the coding sequence ATGACCCGCTTATTTATCGCAGAGAAACCCAGTCTAGGAAGAGCCATCGCTGCCGCGCTTCCTGCTCCTCAAAAAAAATCCGACGGTTACATTAGCTGTGGTAATGGCGACGTGGTGACTTGGTGTATTGGTCACTTGCTGGAGCAAGTCGAGCCCGATGCATATGATGATCGCTACAAAAAATGGAATATGCACGATCTGCCGATCATTCCTCAGCAGTGGCAACTCAGACCCAGAAAATCGGCATCGAAACAGTTAACCGTGGTTAAAAAGCTACTCAAGAGCGCGGATAGTATTGTTAACGCGGGTGACCCCGATCGAGAAGGGCAACTCTTGGTCGATGAAGTGATCGATTACTGCAAAGTGAGTCAGAGTAAAAAACAGCAGGCTCAGCGTTTATTGATTAGCGACTTGAACCTACCCGCGGTGAAAAAAGCGTTGACCTCAATGCGCATGAACCGGGATTTTATTCCGCTGTCGGTCTCCGCTTTGGCTCGCTCCCGAGCCGATTGGTTGTATGGCATGAATATGTCACGCGCTTATACTCTGTTGGGGCAAAAAGCGGGCTATCAGGGCGTGCTGTCCGTTGGGCGCGTGCAAACGCCAGTACTGGGTTTGGTGGTGCGCCGTGACGAAGAGATCGAAAATTTTGTCTCCAAAGACTATTACACATTGGATGCCTTGATTCCTTATCAGGACAGCCAGTCCAGTTTTGATATCCGTGCCAAATGGAAACCCAGCGAAGCTTGCCAACCTTGGCAGGACGAAGAGGGGCGAGTACTAAATCTGAAACTGGTCGAGAACGTTGCCAATCGTATTCAGGGGCAGCCTGCCAAAGTGGTAAAGTCTGAGCACAAGTCGAGCAAGCAGAACCCGCCTTTGCCTTATTCGCTATCAGCCTTGCAGATCGATGCCGCTAAACGCTTTGGTATGAGTGCTCAACAGGTGTTGGATGTTTGCCAACAATTGTATGAAAAGCATAAGCTGATTACCTACCCAAGATCCGATAGCCGCCACTTACCCAAAGACCATTTTCATCAAGCGGACAGCGTGCTCTCTGCCATTAGCAACAATGACAAGTCACTGGCTTCAGCGGTGTCGAAGGCGGACTCAAGCAAAAGATCGAAAGCGTGGAATGACGCCAAAGTGGATGCTCACCATGCGATCATTCCAACCCCAAAGAAAAGCGCGGCGGTGTTGTCGAGTTATGAAGAAAAAGTCTATGCGCTGATCGCAAGACAGTATGTGATGCAATTTTATCCCGCGGCGGTGTATGCCGAGGCGCTACTGGAGTTTGATATCGCTGGTGGCTGTTTTATTGCCAAAGGCAAAAAGCTGCAACAACCGGGATGGCGTGAACTGCTTGGTCAGCAAGTGGATGATCAGGCTCAACAAGATGATTTGGTACCGCCGCTTTCACAAGGCACGGTATTGACGTGTCGCGAGGGCGAGATCAAACTGCGGAAGACAGAGCCACCTAAGCACTTTACTGAGGCAACGCTGCTGCAAGCGATGACCGGAATTGGACGCTTTGTTGAAGATAAATCGTTAAAGAAAATTTTGCGCGAGACCGATGGCATCGGCACAGAAGCAACTCGTGCTGGCATCCTTGATACGCTGTTTAAGCGTCAACTGTTGCAACGTTCTGGAAAATCTGTCCTAAGTAGTCCAGCGGGTAGAGGTTTGATTCATGCGCTACCGGATGCCTCGACTTATCCCGATATGACGGCTCACTGGGAACATCAGTTACAAGGTATGGCGGAAAAAACTCAATCTTACGCGCCTTTTATGGCAGCGTTGCAAGGGCAAATAGAGCAGCTTATGCAGAGTGTAAAAAACGCGCCGGTTCCAGATTCATTGCGGCATTTACCCAAGGTCGAGCGACCTGCGTATAAGAAGAAACGCCGCTTTTCCGGCAGCAGTAAAAAAGCCACTCAAAAGGGCAGAAAGAGCACCAGATCATAG
- a CDS encoding SDR family oxidoreductase: MTTVFITGANRGIGLALTRQYLDHDFDVYASYRDINTSQDLIAMQQQYTNLTLIQFDVTDYASWQTALGDLPNLDIFINNAGYYGPKGYGFGHTDIEEWRKVFEINTIAPLKLVEFLYPKLLANTTRKIACLSSKVGSMTENTSGGGYIYRSSKAALNSVVKSLSNDLRQDNFTVLALHPGWVQTEMGGPNALITTETSVNGLYDVIANSHVNQSGKFINYDGQSLPW; encoded by the coding sequence ATGACAACTGTGTTTATTACCGGCGCGAACCGAGGCATTGGTCTTGCCTTAACTCGCCAATATTTAGACCACGACTTTGACGTGTACGCCAGCTATCGCGATATCAACACTTCTCAGGATCTTATCGCGATGCAGCAGCAATATACCAATCTGACGCTGATTCAGTTTGATGTAACGGACTATGCTTCATGGCAAACTGCTCTTGGTGATCTGCCTAACCTCGATATTTTCATCAATAATGCGGGCTACTATGGACCCAAAGGTTATGGGTTTGGGCATACTGATATTGAAGAGTGGCGCAAGGTTTTTGAGATCAACACCATCGCGCCGCTTAAATTGGTCGAGTTTCTCTATCCAAAGCTCCTTGCCAACACCACACGTAAGATCGCTTGCCTATCGTCAAAAGTGGGCAGTATGACCGAGAATACCTCCGGCGGCGGCTACATTTATCGCTCGTCAAAAGCAGCGCTCAACTCGGTCGTAAAAAGTCTAAGCAACGATTTACGCCAAGATAACTTTACGGTTCTTGCGCTGCACCCCGGCTGGGTTCAAACCGAAATGGGTGGACCCAATGCTCTGATTACCACCGAAACCTCAGTCAACGGACTTTATGATGTCATCGCCAACAGCCATGTGAATCAATCGGGGAAATTTATCAATTACGATGGTCAATCGCTGCCTTGGTAA
- a CDS encoding histone deacetylase family protein encodes MQSKSIPLIYHPIYSALPLPEEHRYPIHKYRLLYQGIEQHAGWSPDAWRYHQPEPISLDVVKQVHDSDYVDQLVRGDLPAAKMRRIGFPWSELLIERTLTSVAGSCLTVDLAQQQGIAIHLSGGYHHAHYDFGSGFCLFNDLAIAAHHAVSSGVSKVLIIDSDVHHGDGTATLTQGREDIITLSLHCDKNFPAKKPSSDFDVPLARETQDGEFLMSFQQVVEFAIRLHSPDLVIYDAGVDIHQDDELGYLSISQQGIQDRDEWLLDHLKQQGIPVACVIGGGYRSDHDQLTPLHLCLLKAAKKVWSSTL; translated from the coding sequence ATGCAGAGCAAGTCCATTCCATTGATTTATCATCCCATTTATTCCGCGCTGCCCTTACCAGAAGAGCATCGTTATCCAATCCATAAGTATCGACTGCTGTATCAAGGGATAGAGCAGCATGCTGGTTGGTCTCCTGACGCTTGGCGTTATCACCAGCCAGAGCCAATATCACTGGATGTGGTGAAGCAAGTCCATGATAGCGACTATGTGGATCAGCTAGTACGAGGCGACTTGCCCGCCGCTAAGATGCGTCGTATCGGTTTTCCGTGGAGCGAGTTATTGATTGAAAGAACCCTGACCTCGGTCGCGGGAAGCTGTCTAACGGTCGATTTGGCACAACAGCAGGGGATAGCGATTCACTTAAGCGGTGGCTATCACCATGCTCACTATGATTTTGGTAGCGGATTTTGCTTGTTTAATGATCTGGCTATCGCCGCGCATCATGCTGTCAGCAGCGGGGTGTCTAAGGTGTTGATCATCGATAGCGATGTGCATCATGGCGACGGGACGGCAACGTTAACGCAAGGGCGGGAGGATATTATTACGCTCTCTTTGCACTGCGATAAAAACTTCCCCGCCAAAAAACCGAGCTCAGATTTTGACGTACCGTTAGCCAGAGAGACTCAAGATGGTGAGTTCTTAATGAGTTTCCAACAGGTGGTCGAGTTTGCCATTCGCCTGCATAGCCCTGATTTGGTGATTTATGACGCTGGTGTTGATATTCATCAAGACGATGAACTAGGTTATTTGTCGATTTCTCAACAAGGTATACAAGATCGAGATGAGTGGCTGCTGGATCATCTAAAGCAGCAGGGAATACCGGTGGCGTGTGTTATTGGCGGTGGCTATCGCAGTGACCATGATCAATTAACGCCACTGCATCTATGCTTGTTGAAGGCGGCAAAAAAGGTCTGGTCATCGACACTGTAA
- a CDS encoding DUF2986 domain-containing protein, which translates to MNRKKRINQILKAKVKKTNAKIHKSNKPKYISKAERAKMEQEQESQEQNLTAEPETPNEQ; encoded by the coding sequence ATGAACCGTAAAAAACGTATCAACCAAATTTTGAAAGCGAAGGTAAAAAAAACCAACGCAAAAATACATAAGAGCAACAAGCCGAAATACATCTCTAAGGCAGAACGCGCGAAGATGGAACAAGAGCAAGAGTCTCAAGAGCAAAACCTAACCGCTGAGCCAGAAACGCCAAACGAGCAATAG
- the sigZ gene encoding RNA polymerase sigma factor SigZ, with translation MKIEDVWREYQSSLKAFLHKNVANHADVEDLLQEILIKTYQKLPTVQESSKIKSWLFQVANHTIIDFYRQNGKPEPNADALWYEQDEPKVVDQLAQCVEPFIKALPQQDADLLTAIEINGVSQKQYAEQHGIKYSTLKSRVAKSRNKLKHLFDDCCQMSIDSQGNLMDFDPNSPSSHQSTTPQSACKSC, from the coding sequence ATCAAGATTGAAGATGTGTGGCGTGAATACCAGTCCAGTTTGAAGGCGTTCTTACATAAAAATGTCGCCAACCACGCTGACGTGGAGGATTTGCTGCAAGAGATCTTGATTAAAACCTATCAAAAACTGCCCACGGTGCAAGAAAGCAGCAAGATAAAGTCTTGGTTATTCCAAGTCGCTAACCACACTATCATCGATTTTTATCGCCAGAACGGTAAACCAGAGCCGAACGCAGACGCATTGTGGTACGAGCAAGATGAGCCGAAGGTGGTTGACCAGCTCGCTCAGTGCGTAGAGCCTTTTATCAAGGCGTTACCACAACAAGACGCCGACTTGCTCACCGCGATCGAAATTAACGGTGTGTCGCAAAAACAGTATGCTGAGCAACATGGCATTAAATACTCGACTCTAAAGTCACGAGTGGCTAAGAGTCGCAACAAGTTAAAGCACTTGTTTGATGACTGTTGCCAGATGTCCATCGACAGTCAGGGCAACTTAATGGATTTCGACCCCAACTCCCCCTCAAGTCATCAATCCACAACCCCGCAATCCGCCTGCAAATCTTGTTAG
- a CDS encoding type II toxin-antitoxin system Phd/YefM family antitoxin, with the protein MRQVLADCSASISELKKNPTALLKEADGSAIAILNHNKPAAYLVPAETYEFLMDMLDDYELAKLVESRRVELSEAVEVDIDDL; encoded by the coding sequence ATGAGACAAGTCTTAGCTGATTGCTCAGCAAGTATTTCTGAGCTAAAGAAAAATCCTACCGCTTTACTAAAAGAAGCGGATGGCTCTGCGATTGCCATTTTAAACCACAATAAGCCCGCAGCTTATCTTGTTCCTGCGGAAACTTACGAGTTTCTGATGGATATGCTTGATGACTATGAGCTTGCAAAGCTTGTTGAAAGTCGTCGTGTTGAGCTATCTGAAGCTGTGGAAGTGGATATCGATGACTTATAA
- a CDS encoding type II toxin-antitoxin system RelE family toxin, with the protein MTYKLKFLPAAKKEWSKLATPIQSQFKKKLKERLENPHVPSSKLRGYDSVYKIKLRTAGYRLAYEVIDDEIVVYVLAIGKRDKDAVYKKLASRIS; encoded by the coding sequence ATGACTTATAAACTTAAATTTCTACCTGCTGCAAAGAAAGAGTGGAGCAAATTAGCGACACCAATTCAAAGTCAGTTTAAAAAGAAACTTAAGGAACGTCTCGAAAATCCACATGTTCCATCTTCCAAGCTCCGTGGTTACGACTCTGTTTACAAGATCAAACTGCGCACAGCAGGCTACCGTCTAGCTTATGAAGTTATTGATGATGAAATTGTTGTATACGTGTTAGCTATAGGAAAACGTGACAAAGATGCAGTGTATAAAAAGCTAGCTTCAAGGATCTCGTAA